A stretch of Salvia hispanica cultivar TCC Black 2014 unplaced genomic scaffold, UniMelb_Shisp_WGS_1.0 HiC_scaffold_898, whole genome shotgun sequence DNA encodes these proteins:
- the LOC125200315 gene encoding LOW QUALITY PROTEIN: protein C2-DOMAIN ABA-RELATED 7-like (The sequence of the model RefSeq protein was modified relative to this genomic sequence to represent the inferred CDS: inserted 1 base in 1 codon): MDDILGLLRIKVVRGFKLAKRDARSSDPYVIVRMGKQKLKTRVVKKNLNPEWNEELTLTVADPNQPIKLQVYDRDTFTLDDKMGDAEFDIKEMXEVLKMELENVSNGTVVSKVVANRENCLAEASSIVWENGKVMQNMVLRLRNVECGEVELQLHWIHVPGSRAL, encoded by the exons ATGGATGACATTTTGGGTTTGCTAAGGATTAAAGTTGTGAGAGGCTTCAAACTTGCTAAAAGAGATGCCAGAAGCAGCGATCCTTATGTCATTGTTCGGATGGGCAAGCAG AAGCTAAAGACTCGAGTGGTGAAGAAGAATCTGAACCCGGAATGGAACGAGGAGTTGACTTTGACCGTTGCCGATCCAAATCAGCCCATCAAATTG CAAGTTTACGACAGAGACACGTTCACGCTGGACGACAAAATGGGGGATGCAGAGTTTGATATAAAGGAGA GTGAGGTGCTGAAGATGGAGTTGGAGAATGTTTCAAATGGGACAGTGGTGAGCAAGGTTGTGGCAAACAGGGAGAACTGCTTGGCAGAGGCAAGCTCTATTGTGTGGGAAAATGGGAAAGTGATGCAGAATATGGTGTTGAGATTGAGGAATGTTGAGTGTGGAGAGGTAGAGCTGCAGCTGCATTGGATACATGTTCCTGGCTCTAGAGCTCTCTAG